The Acinetobacter defluvii genome includes a region encoding these proteins:
- a CDS encoding TonB-dependent receptor domain-containing protein, producing MSKFNLHPLTLALFAFSSSFAYAEAQPAPQEPVQQLEAVVLTASGFEQKLKNAPASISVVSKEEIEKKNATSIADLLVDVPGLDIRDGVGKTSGLNIKMRGLDAPYTLILIDGRRQSTSSDVTPNGFGETSTGYLPPIAAIERIEVIRGPMATRYGSEAMGGVINIITKKISDVWHGNITLGGNIMEHTGEADSWKSSFVVNGPIVQDRLGIQLRGSYLDRQKSERIPGTSGRDPRPSEADNYDFGTKLSLKLNDQNSLWTDAFHSSQTYQNDDNRLGTQDTDKKANGYHDQLKFKRTQFSVGHDGDYALGSLRSYASHTTTETVGRTIPTNTFPNNLSAGADRTLENTDLVVDTHFIAPIANHKLTVGAEYKESTVADDIAGIGSEFKKDSWSLYAENEWKMLNNLRLTLGGRFEEHSGFGGHFSPRAYLVWNANNAITLKGGVSTGYKAPSAKDLYNGIISVGGQGTSFGIGSPNLKPEESTNYELGFYFNQGDLDFSTTVFHTKIKDRFTNGPELLNCYYVDKDGTQPNLANPSCVSFGSHITQQAFSQKTNADEAKSEGVEVSMKYSVLPEWDIQTAYTYMETEITKGKDKGNALSNVPKNAFNTTSTWHINDQFDLWLQHEYKSSRTRYDTAQTPGTDAATIYELTGNKLKGYNLFNLGASYTVNDQLRFNGAINNLLDKDFAGNQTYINAKGELATAYDYMSISSGMDGTYLPGRNFWLSVSYDF from the coding sequence ATGAGTAAATTCAACCTCCATCCTCTCACACTTGCACTGTTTGCTTTTAGCTCAAGCTTTGCCTATGCAGAAGCACAGCCTGCACCTCAAGAACCTGTGCAACAACTTGAAGCTGTGGTACTTACTGCATCAGGCTTTGAACAGAAATTGAAAAATGCACCTGCCAGTATCAGCGTGGTATCCAAAGAAGAAATAGAAAAGAAAAATGCCACATCGATTGCTGATTTATTGGTAGATGTACCTGGACTGGATATCCGTGATGGCGTCGGAAAAACTTCTGGTCTAAATATCAAAATGCGGGGCTTAGATGCACCTTATACTTTGATTTTGATTGACGGAAGACGTCAATCAACGTCTAGCGATGTCACGCCAAATGGTTTTGGTGAAACATCCACTGGCTATCTCCCCCCGATTGCCGCTATTGAACGTATTGAAGTGATTCGTGGACCAATGGCTACGCGTTATGGTTCTGAAGCGATGGGCGGTGTCATCAATATCATTACCAAAAAAATAAGCGATGTGTGGCATGGCAATATCACATTGGGTGGCAATATCATGGAGCATACAGGCGAAGCAGATTCATGGAAATCTAGTTTTGTCGTAAATGGTCCAATTGTCCAAGATCGTTTAGGAATCCAGCTTCGCGGTAGCTATTTAGACCGTCAAAAATCAGAACGTATTCCGGGAACATCTGGTCGTGATCCTCGTCCGAGTGAAGCAGATAACTACGATTTTGGTACAAAACTCAGTCTAAAACTGAATGATCAAAATAGTCTTTGGACAGATGCCTTTCATTCCTCACAGACTTATCAAAATGATGATAATCGCTTAGGTACACAAGATACAGATAAAAAAGCCAATGGTTATCACGACCAGTTAAAGTTTAAACGTACTCAATTCTCTGTCGGTCATGATGGTGATTATGCACTAGGTTCACTGAGATCATATGCAAGCCATACCACTACTGAAACGGTTGGACGTACTATTCCTACCAATACCTTCCCGAATAATCTAAGTGCAGGTGCAGATCGTACTTTAGAAAATACAGATCTTGTTGTAGATACGCATTTCATTGCACCGATTGCCAATCATAAACTTACTGTTGGTGCTGAATATAAAGAATCAACTGTTGCAGATGATATTGCAGGCATAGGGTCAGAGTTCAAAAAGGATTCTTGGTCTTTATATGCTGAAAATGAATGGAAAATGCTCAATAATTTAAGATTAACTCTAGGTGGTCGTTTTGAGGAGCATAGCGGATTTGGCGGACATTTCAGCCCACGTGCTTATTTGGTATGGAATGCCAATAATGCCATTACCCTAAAAGGTGGTGTAAGCACAGGTTATAAAGCACCTTCTGCCAAAGATTTATACAATGGTATCATCAGCGTCGGTGGACAAGGCACCAGTTTTGGAATTGGCTCTCCCAACCTAAAACCTGAAGAATCAACCAACTATGAACTTGGTTTTTATTTTAACCAAGGCGATCTCGACTTCTCTACCACTGTATTTCATACCAAAATCAAAGACCGTTTTACCAATGGTCCTGAATTACTCAACTGTTATTATGTAGACAAAGATGGTACTCAGCCGAATTTAGCAAATCCGAGCTGCGTCAGTTTTGGTTCACATATTACCCAACAAGCATTCTCACAAAAAACCAATGCCGATGAAGCAAAATCTGAAGGCGTAGAGGTCAGTATGAAATATAGTGTCCTACCTGAGTGGGATATACAAACCGCCTATACGTATATGGAAACTGAGATTACGAAAGGTAAAGACAAAGGTAATGCACTAAGTAATGTCCCTAAAAATGCTTTTAACACTACATCAACCTGGCATATCAATGACCAGTTTGATTTATGGTTACAACATGAATATAAATCAAGCCGTACTCGCTATGACACTGCACAAACGCCAGGGACAGATGCTGCAACGATTTATGAATTAACAGGCAATAAACTTAAAGGCTATAACTTATTTAATTTAGGTGCAAGCTACACAGTGAATGACCAATTACGCTTCAATGGCGCTATTAACAATCTATTAGATAAAGACTTTGCAGGAAATCAAACTTATATCAACGCAAAAGGTGAACTCGCAACTGCTTATGACTATATGTCAATTAGTTCAGGCATGGATGGTACTTATTTACCTGGAAGAAACTTCTGGCTATCGGTTTCCTATGATTTCTAA
- a CDS encoding TonB-dependent receptor: MSFIKSRKKVVVSALASSLSVIATSAIAQEESVQQLPTIHAQAHATKKDSLKVDESANSKFVAPLLDTPKSVSVISKKLIEDTKVATLADALRTVPGITLGAGEGGNPNGDRPFIRGYNSESSMYIDGVRNSTSQNREMFAVEQVEVTKGSASAMGGAGTSGGSINMISKVAKKGDFLEGSVAGGTDNYQRITLDGNKNFGNGIAARVAVMGHHNNKAGQGDDASEYKRAGIAPSISFGLDTPTRATLSYYYLKTDDTPDSGVPYQYDVVKKATVGKPVDVKQGIYYGWLDRDFQKQENQAGTIKLEHDLTDNITISNTAVYNKSKNNYLWTQPDDSQGNIVNGEVWRRLNTNLTSTDSFTDQLALTGKFNTGAFTHKFNVGAEYAKQDSDRGGNLVTDPNTSVIGGSGTNNACSLVNSNGWCTDLNSPNSRDPWLGKITANPNVMNITSTTQSIYALDNIEITPQWLLDLGVRWDKFETEMNYKKDNGSGTSAVKAGTHYSSDNDFFNYQAGVTFKPVENGSIYASFATSANPVGVDAGDGSEGISVPGRNTTDEQARTINNLKPEEVKTYEIGTKWDVFGDKLNLTAAIFRTEKENTRALDTDGFTRNIGETRVDGIELGANGNLTEKWAISVGYTYLDSEIVDAGFVKNTDGSYSASPTNGNQVQNVAKNSATLWTTYQVLPQLTIGAGALGMDKVYGDAANTKFVPGYVRYDAMARYDVNKQVNVQLNVNNLSDKRYFTKAYASHYATEAEGRNAVLSLNFKY; this comes from the coding sequence ATGTCATTTATTAAGTCACGTAAAAAGGTCGTTGTTTCTGCCCTTGCCTCTTCTTTATCCGTCATCGCAACAAGCGCAATTGCACAAGAAGAATCAGTTCAACAACTCCCTACTATTCATGCACAAGCTCACGCAACAAAAAAAGACAGCTTAAAAGTGGATGAATCTGCCAATTCTAAATTTGTAGCACCTCTGTTAGATACACCAAAATCTGTTTCTGTTATCTCAAAAAAATTAATTGAAGATACGAAAGTTGCAACACTTGCAGATGCACTGCGTACAGTTCCAGGCATTACTTTAGGTGCAGGTGAAGGCGGTAACCCAAATGGCGACCGTCCATTTATTCGTGGTTATAACTCTGAAAGCTCAATGTATATTGATGGTGTGCGTAATTCAACATCACAAAACCGTGAAATGTTCGCAGTCGAACAAGTTGAAGTCACCAAAGGCTCTGCTTCTGCAATGGGTGGAGCAGGTACTTCAGGCGGTAGTATCAACATGATTTCTAAAGTTGCGAAAAAAGGTGACTTTTTAGAAGGTTCTGTTGCAGGTGGTACTGATAACTATCAACGTATTACTTTAGATGGAAATAAAAATTTTGGTAATGGCATTGCGGCACGTGTTGCTGTCATGGGACATCACAACAATAAAGCAGGTCAAGGTGATGATGCTTCTGAATACAAACGTGCAGGGATTGCGCCAAGCATTAGCTTTGGTTTAGATACCCCAACACGTGCGACTTTAAGTTATTACTACTTAAAAACCGACGACACGCCTGATTCAGGTGTTCCATATCAATATGATGTTGTTAAAAAAGCGACTGTTGGTAAACCAGTAGATGTGAAACAAGGCATTTATTATGGTTGGTTAGATCGTGATTTCCAAAAACAAGAAAATCAAGCAGGTACGATTAAATTAGAACATGATTTAACAGACAATATTACAATCAGTAATACAGCCGTATATAACAAATCTAAAAACAACTACTTATGGACGCAACCTGATGACAGTCAAGGTAACATTGTAAATGGAGAAGTGTGGCGTCGTCTAAATACCAATTTAACGAGTACTGACAGTTTTACTGACCAACTTGCTTTAACTGGTAAATTCAATACGGGTGCGTTCACACATAAATTTAATGTGGGTGCAGAATATGCAAAACAAGATTCTGATCGTGGTGGAAATTTAGTTACAGACCCAAATACTTCTGTAATCGGCGGTAGCGGTACAAATAATGCATGTTCACTTGTAAACTCAAATGGTTGGTGTACAGATCTCAACAGTCCAAACTCTCGTGATCCATGGTTAGGTAAGATTACAGCCAATCCAAATGTCATGAATATTACTTCTACAACTCAATCTATTTATGCATTAGATAATATTGAAATCACACCACAATGGTTGCTTGATTTAGGTGTCCGTTGGGACAAATTTGAAACAGAGATGAATTATAAGAAAGACAATGGTTCGGGTACTTCTGCTGTTAAAGCAGGAACACATTATAGCTCAGACAATGATTTCTTTAATTATCAAGCAGGTGTAACATTTAAACCTGTAGAAAATGGTTCAATCTACGCAAGTTTTGCAACTTCTGCTAACCCTGTAGGTGTAGATGCTGGTGATGGTTCTGAAGGAATTAGCGTTCCAGGACGTAACACAACTGATGAACAAGCACGTACTATTAACAACTTAAAACCAGAAGAAGTGAAAACTTATGAAATTGGCACAAAATGGGATGTATTTGGCGATAAGCTCAACTTAACTGCTGCTATTTTCCGTACTGAAAAAGAAAATACCCGTGCCTTAGATACTGATGGATTTACTCGCAACATTGGCGAAACACGTGTAGATGGTATTGAACTTGGAGCAAATGGTAACCTCACCGAAAAATGGGCAATTTCAGTTGGCTATACTTATTTAGACAGCGAAATTGTAGATGCTGGTTTTGTTAAAAATACAGATGGTTCATATTCTGCTAGCCCAACAAATGGCAATCAAGTGCAAAACGTAGCCAAAAACTCTGCGACACTTTGGACAACTTACCAAGTACTTCCTCAATTAACAATTGGTGCTGGTGCTTTAGGTATGGATAAAGTCTATGGCGATGCTGCAAACACTAAATTTGTTCCGGGTTATGTCCGTTACGATGCCATGGCTCGCTATGATGTAAACAAACAAGTGAATGTTCAATTAAATGTAAACAACCTTTCTGACAAACGTTATTTTACTAAAGCGTATGCTTCACACTATGCAACTGAAGCTGAAGGACGTAATGCGGTATTGTCTTTAAATTTCAAGTATTAA
- a CDS encoding catecholate siderophore receptor Fiu produces MSPILSRKHKTMPQLVALAASLPFLTHAENVREDQVVQLPKIEATAHANKKTESYKANALHSPKYTQALVDTPQTISVIKKELLQEQGATSLVEALRNTPGITLQLGENGNTSAGDAFQMRGFSTQTSTYVDDIRDVGAISRDVFNLDQIEVVKGPSGSEAGRGSASGYINLVSKLPNLKNTRSISATYNTAEHARLSADINQAINDNTAVRLNIMGQEGGIEGRDYIENNSYAIAPAIAFGLDTDTRFYLYSQHTRQRNIPDGGIPTIGMQGFWNADSDLAQAPKVDRENYYGHKDDHEDVDANMLTAKIETDLAENLKFTNISRFGKTEMNRVLTGINALNRNNSNNPANWTVSRSRQGVDQENKILANQSTINWNIQTGVIEHAVVAGVELIQEQQHSKARSAQIPGQKAPSPVASLYHPHREDSVPNVAANGGFSKGQTDTAAVYLFDTLKFGERFQINTGLRADYYETNFNGLSVSTNADTLAVTYTPADLRAHDTLISWKLGGLFKPTAKSSVYASYAKSLTPPGSANFSLSAEGINSAAAKPQETHHYEVGTKWDLLNDQLALTAAAYYTENENQFTQDAITRESIQEGKTTVKGVELGAVGQISDAWNISAGIAHMKTEQEDQLSINATTGAITKTNHVRWSPEWTASLWSTYTLKGLKVGVGARYVDEQKRVITDSTALANMPSIPSYVVFDALVGYSFNKNASINLNIYNIADKDYISTLNNGGGRVIMGQPRSAALTLNYNF; encoded by the coding sequence ATGTCACCTATCCTAAGCCGTAAACATAAGACAATGCCACAACTTGTGGCTTTAGCCGCATCCTTGCCTTTTTTGACGCATGCAGAAAATGTGAGGGAAGATCAGGTTGTACAACTTCCTAAAATTGAAGCCACCGCACATGCAAATAAGAAAACAGAAAGTTATAAAGCTAATGCTCTTCACTCGCCTAAATATACGCAAGCGCTAGTTGATACACCTCAAACCATTTCCGTCATCAAAAAAGAACTCTTACAAGAACAAGGTGCAACATCTTTAGTCGAAGCACTACGCAATACCCCCGGCATTACCCTGCAACTGGGTGAAAATGGCAATACCAGTGCTGGTGATGCCTTCCAAATGCGAGGATTTTCTACCCAAACATCAACGTATGTTGATGATATCCGTGATGTCGGCGCTATCAGTCGTGATGTATTTAATCTTGATCAAATTGAAGTGGTCAAAGGTCCTTCTGGCTCAGAAGCAGGACGTGGTTCTGCATCAGGCTATATCAATCTGGTCAGCAAACTGCCTAATTTAAAAAATACTCGCTCAATTTCAGCAACCTACAATACTGCCGAGCATGCACGTCTATCTGCAGACATCAACCAAGCTATAAATGACAATACTGCGGTACGTCTAAATATCATGGGACAAGAGGGTGGAATCGAAGGTCGTGATTATATTGAAAATAATAGTTATGCGATTGCGCCAGCCATTGCATTTGGATTAGATACTGACACACGTTTTTATTTATATTCGCAACATACTCGTCAGCGCAACATTCCAGATGGGGGTATTCCTACGATTGGAATGCAGGGCTTTTGGAATGCTGATTCTGATTTAGCCCAAGCACCTAAAGTGGATCGTGAAAATTATTATGGTCACAAAGATGATCATGAAGATGTGGATGCTAATATGCTGACAGCAAAAATAGAAACTGATCTCGCTGAAAATCTTAAATTTACCAATATTTCCCGTTTCGGTAAAACTGAGATGAATCGTGTATTGACTGGGATCAACGCTTTAAATCGAAATAACTCGAACAATCCTGCCAACTGGACTGTCAGCCGTTCTCGTCAAGGTGTCGATCAAGAAAATAAAATCTTGGCAAATCAATCAACTATAAACTGGAATATTCAAACAGGCGTCATCGAACATGCGGTTGTAGCTGGAGTGGAGCTTATCCAAGAACAACAACACAGCAAAGCGCGATCAGCACAGATTCCGGGTCAAAAAGCGCCCTCACCTGTCGCAAGTCTTTATCATCCTCATCGTGAGGATAGTGTTCCAAATGTTGCAGCGAATGGTGGTTTTAGCAAGGGTCAAACAGATACCGCTGCAGTTTATTTATTTGATACTTTAAAATTTGGTGAACGTTTTCAAATCAATACAGGACTTCGTGCGGACTACTATGAAACCAATTTTAATGGCTTAAGCGTGAGTACCAATGCTGACACTTTAGCCGTTACATATACACCAGCCGATCTTCGTGCGCACGATACATTGATCAGTTGGAAACTGGGTGGTTTATTTAAACCTACCGCAAAAAGTAGTGTGTATGCGTCTTATGCGAAATCTCTCACGCCTCCAGGCAGTGCCAATTTCAGCCTTTCAGCGGAAGGAATCAACAGCGCCGCAGCCAAACCTCAAGAGACCCATCATTATGAAGTAGGGACAAAATGGGACTTGCTGAATGATCAACTTGCATTAACCGCAGCAGCCTATTATACCGAAAATGAAAATCAGTTTACCCAAGATGCCATTACACGAGAATCCATTCAAGAAGGTAAAACGACTGTTAAAGGTGTAGAGTTGGGTGCAGTGGGTCAAATTAGCGATGCATGGAATATTTCAGCAGGCATTGCCCACATGAAAACAGAACAAGAAGATCAGCTCAGCATCAATGCAACAACGGGAGCAATTACCAAAACCAATCATGTTCGTTGGTCACCAGAATGGACTGCAAGTTTATGGTCAACCTATACACTCAAAGGCTTAAAAGTAGGTGTTGGCGCACGTTATGTAGATGAGCAAAAACGTGTCATTACCGATAGTACAGCACTCGCCAATATGCCATCCATTCCGAGCTATGTGGTCTTTGATGCTTTAGTGGGTTATAGCTTCAATAAAAATGCCTCTATAAATTTAAATATTTACAACATCGCAGACAAAGACTACATCAGCACGTTAAATAATGGTGGTGGTCGTGTCATTATGGGACAGCCTCGTTCGGCAGCATTGACCTTGAATTATAACTTCTAA
- a CDS encoding Fe2+-dependent dioxygenase — protein sequence MMLHIPEVLSKQQVLEFRKLLEDEKLWVNGKISAGAQAQHIKNNLQVDVQHDVYQSISTQILAALKQNLLVQSAGLPKHILQPMLNCYQDSGNYGNHVDNAVQFSSLTGQMIRTDVSMTVFLSEPDEYEGGELIVEDNYGCHEVKLDAGDVILYPATSLHRVEPVTSGKRIAAFTWMQSMVKDDWQRTTLFNLDMTIIKLRQQLGDSEEVLSLTHHYHNLLRQWGDL from the coding sequence ATGATGCTACATATCCCTGAAGTTTTGAGTAAACAGCAAGTTTTGGAGTTTAGAAAATTACTGGAAGATGAAAAGCTTTGGGTAAATGGTAAAATCAGTGCAGGCGCACAAGCACAACACATTAAAAATAATTTACAAGTGGATGTTCAACACGATGTTTATCAGAGCATTTCCACACAAATTTTAGCCGCCTTAAAACAAAATCTTTTAGTTCAATCTGCTGGGCTGCCGAAACACATTTTACAACCTATGCTTAACTGTTACCAAGATTCAGGCAATTATGGCAATCATGTAGACAATGCGGTGCAATTTTCATCGCTTACAGGGCAAATGATTCGCACCGATGTTTCTATGACCGTATTTTTATCAGAACCTGATGAATATGAAGGTGGTGAGCTGATTGTTGAAGATAATTATGGCTGTCATGAAGTCAAACTTGATGCAGGTGATGTGATTCTCTACCCTGCCACCAGTTTACATCGAGTTGAACCTGTGACGTCAGGTAAACGTATTGCAGCTTTTACATGGATGCAAAGTATGGTCAAAGATGATTGGCAACGCACCACCCTGTTTAATCTCGACATGACGATTATCAAGCTGCGTCAGCAATTAGGAGATTCAGAAGAAGTACTGAGTTTGACGCATCATTATCATAATTTGCTACGTCAGTGGGGCGACTTATGA
- a CDS encoding alpha-hydroxy acid oxidase: protein MSMENILPPLKEIPPHLQTLADYEVQAQKHLSDMVWQYLQGGAMDEYSIRDNREQFAKIQLVPRLLNDLTQGHTACEILGQTFPHPIFLAPIGHQQQFHPDAEAASALAAEVLGSNFILSTFTNTDLASLKQENPYKWFQLYWQGDRKKSLALIRLAEQQNFKAIVITVDSPHTGVRDRERRVFFHLPENMQHPHTPSHIPLPELHENQHPVFAGLMQIAPKWADIEFIIAHTDLPVILKGVLHPLDAQKAVEIGVKGLIISNHGGRVLDTSISPLKALAKIKAVVPTDFPLLLDGGVRRGTDVFKAIALGASAVLIGRPYIHGLAVAGALGVAHVIKILKEEFEVTMALMGTSTLNEINTDFISQE, encoded by the coding sequence ATGAGTATGGAAAATATTCTGCCGCCATTAAAAGAAATTCCACCTCATTTACAAACGCTGGCAGATTATGAAGTTCAGGCACAAAAGCATTTGTCTGATATGGTATGGCAATACCTACAAGGCGGTGCAATGGATGAATACAGTATTCGTGACAATCGTGAACAATTTGCCAAAATTCAACTCGTTCCTCGTTTACTCAATGACTTGACCCAAGGGCATACTGCATGTGAAATTTTAGGACAAACATTTCCCCATCCGATTTTCTTAGCACCCATTGGACATCAACAACAATTTCATCCTGATGCAGAAGCCGCAAGTGCTTTGGCAGCCGAAGTATTAGGCAGTAACTTTATTCTCAGTACATTTACCAATACCGACTTAGCCAGTTTAAAACAAGAAAATCCTTACAAATGGTTTCAGTTGTATTGGCAAGGGGATCGGAAAAAATCACTGGCTTTGATTCGACTCGCAGAACAGCAAAATTTTAAAGCCATTGTGATCACCGTAGATTCACCGCATACAGGGGTACGAGATCGGGAACGTCGCGTATTTTTCCATTTACCTGAAAATATGCAGCATCCGCATACGCCTAGCCATATCCCACTACCAGAACTCCATGAAAATCAGCACCCTGTCTTTGCAGGTTTAATGCAAATCGCACCCAAATGGGCAGATATTGAATTTATCATTGCGCATACTGATTTACCTGTAATTTTAAAAGGTGTTTTACATCCACTTGATGCCCAAAAAGCCGTAGAAATCGGCGTGAAAGGTTTAATCATTTCCAATCATGGTGGGCGTGTTTTAGATACTTCGATTTCACCACTCAAAGCCTTAGCAAAAATTAAAGCCGTTGTACCGACTGATTTTCCACTCTTACTGGATGGTGGCGTTCGTCGTGGTACAGATGTGTTTAAAGCCATCGCTTTGGGTGCATCAGCAGTTTTAATTGGTCGTCCCTATATTCATGGTTTAGCTGTAGCAGGCGCTTTGGGTGTAGCGCATGTCATTAAAATCTTGAAAGAAGAATTTGAGGTTACGATGGCTTTGATGGGAACGTCTACACTGAACGAAATTAATACAGACTTTATTTCTCAAGAATAG
- the leuA gene encoding 2-isopropylmalate synthase — protein MMLADPSKKYRRMYQRVDLPDRQWPNNEINKAPIWMSTDLRDGNQAIFEPMNIEQKFKMFQMLVKIGFKHIEIGFPSASQIDFDFTRKLIEEGHIPDDVYIEVLVQARDHLIARTFESLQGAKRAIVHIYNSNSPTFRKKVLNVDVEGAKQLAINAATKVKEYAAKQPETEFIFQYSPECFTATELEVAKDVCDAVTEIWEASPDNKVILNLPATVEVSGPHVYADQIEWMHRNIERRDGVIISVHCHNDRGCGIAASELAIMAGADRVEGCVFGNGERTGNVDVAAIALNMYTQGVPCELDFSNINEIIATVEECTGLPVHPRHPYAGDLVFTAFSGSHQDAIKKGFEFQKDEEIWDMPYLPIDPKDLGRDYDAVIRVNSQSGKGGIAYLLESNYNVTLPRRLQVEFSQVVQQKTDAEGTEISAQAIWTLFKDTYVAAKDAHYSAKNYRLHDENGKQVIELDIEVNGEIQQLRGEGNGPISAILNALQLPIDVLNYEERSISAGAHAKALALIELQVQGTGKSAFGAGVHDNIVTASIEAIIACTNRLIDRGVLNTEQVVAAAV, from the coding sequence ATGATGTTGGCTGATCCTAGTAAAAAATATCGTCGCATGTACCAACGTGTAGACTTGCCAGACCGCCAATGGCCAAATAATGAAATCAATAAAGCGCCGATTTGGATGAGTACCGACCTTCGTGACGGAAACCAAGCGATCTTTGAACCGATGAACATTGAACAGAAATTTAAAATGTTCCAAATGTTGGTGAAAATTGGCTTTAAACACATTGAGATTGGCTTCCCTTCTGCTTCGCAAATCGACTTTGACTTCACACGCAAATTGATTGAAGAAGGTCATATTCCAGATGATGTGTATATCGAAGTTTTGGTACAAGCACGTGATCATTTAATTGCACGTACTTTTGAGTCTTTGCAAGGTGCGAAACGTGCCATTGTGCATATCTACAACTCAAACTCGCCTACCTTCCGTAAAAAAGTGTTGAATGTTGATGTAGAAGGCGCAAAACAATTGGCGATCAACGCTGCAACCAAAGTCAAAGAGTATGCAGCGAAGCAACCAGAAACAGAATTTATTTTCCAATATAGTCCAGAGTGTTTTACTGCAACTGAATTGGAAGTAGCAAAAGACGTTTGTGATGCGGTGACTGAAATTTGGGAAGCATCCCCTGACAATAAAGTAATTCTAAACTTGCCTGCAACTGTAGAAGTTTCAGGTCCACATGTCTATGCAGATCAAATTGAATGGATGCACCGTAATATCGAACGTCGTGATGGTGTGATCATTTCAGTACATTGTCATAATGACCGTGGCTGTGGTATTGCAGCATCTGAGTTGGCGATTATGGCAGGTGCTGACCGTGTTGAAGGTTGTGTTTTTGGAAATGGTGAACGTACAGGTAATGTGGACGTAGCTGCGATTGCTTTGAACATGTACACCCAAGGCGTACCTTGTGAGTTAGATTTCTCAAACATTAATGAAATTATCGCAACAGTTGAGGAATGCACAGGCTTACCAGTACATCCACGTCATCCGTATGCAGGTGATTTGGTATTTACTGCATTCTCAGGTTCACACCAAGATGCGATTAAGAAAGGCTTTGAATTCCAAAAAGATGAAGAAATTTGGGATATGCCATACTTGCCAATCGATCCGAAAGATTTAGGTCGTGACTATGATGCGGTGATTCGTGTCAACTCACAGTCAGGTAAAGGTGGTATTGCTTACTTGTTAGAATCAAACTACAACGTGACTTTACCACGTCGTTTACAAGTTGAATTCTCACAAGTGGTTCAACAAAAAACCGATGCTGAAGGCACTGAAATTTCAGCACAAGCAATTTGGACATTGTTCAAAGACACCTATGTTGCCGCAAAAGATGCGCATTATTCAGCGAAAAACTATCGTTTACATGACGAAAATGGCAAGCAAGTGATTGAGCTTGATATTGAGGTGAATGGTGAAATCCAACAATTACGTGGTGAAGGCAATGGACCGATTTCAGCGATCTTAAATGCGCTTCAATTACCAATTGATGTCTTGAACTACGAAGAACGTAGCATCAGTGCGGGCGCACATGCCAAAGCATTGGCTTTGATTGAGCTTCAAGTGCAAGGCACAGGCAAATCTGCCTTTGGTGCTGGTGTACATGACAACATCGTTACGGCATCCATTGAAGCAATTATTGCGTGTACCAACCGTTTGATTGATCGTGGTGTATTAAACACTGAACAAGTCGTTGCCGCAGCAGTTTAA